A stretch of Saccharomyces eubayanus strain FM1318 chromosome III, whole genome shotgun sequence DNA encodes these proteins:
- the OCA4 gene encoding Oca4p, with product MRDISFQLKSFENMQKKVHEVKSSQKPETLDRKPARPHHTSALLQARFNMLVPPANFGIAEEGIYRCSKVETLNLSFLETLNLKTVIFIGGQEPSKFFKDFFTRSSIKWIVLRMSDFSAAAVPVKSSPAPNENLYPNNDSNQSLLDKKKTENSRAFQNSRTDPMIRDEVSYHLSDNDDLMLIKSTCLKRTFKTLLNIDNYSVLLVDKTALVIGILRKIQKWNIASIINEYRLFSGKNRNYFAETFLEIISINIEQEKCNKTTTASKNTERLSLENNNKTHSIEYKANSGKLIKVNEDDLCKEPEVPQRLLTLINQIETKVKNNKVSQISGILTDDLKKTSSDLGIFGHRYRLAFNKKENGDYGYYKARGKDSVKIRIPSDSELPDWFKSQRDLWEKENVPEEHHFYREHIFT from the coding sequence ATGCGAGAtatctcttttcaattgaAATCCTTTGAGAATATGCAGAAAAAGGTACATGAAGTAAAGAGTAGCCAAAAGCCAGAGACTCTTGATCGTAAGCCAGCACGGCCCCATCACACTAGTGCTCTTTTACAAGCTAGGTTCAACATGTTAGTGCCCCCTGCTAACTTTGGTATAGCCGAAGAGGGAATATATAGGTGCTCTAAAGTGGAAACGTTAAATTTAtcctttttggaaactCTAAATTTAAAGACTGTTATATTCATTGGAGGCCAGGAGCCATCtaaattcttcaaggaTTTCTTCACGAGGTCATCTATCAAATGGATCGTTTTGAGAATGTCCGATTTctcagcagcagcagttCCGGTAAAAAGCTCTCCAGCACCCAATGAGAATTTGTATCCAAACAACGATAGTAATCAGTCACTACTggataaaaagaagacagaAAATTCAAGAGCATTCCAAAATTCTAGAACAGATCCTATGATTCGAGACGAAGTGTCGTATCATTTGTCAGACAATGATGACTTAATGTTAATCAAGAGCACATGCTTAAAAAGAACGTTCAAAACATTATTAAATATTGATAATTACAGCGTTTTACTGGTGGACAAGACTGCATTGGTTATAGGGATACTTCGAAAAATTCAGAAATGGAATATCGCATCAATAATAAATGAATACAGGCTATTTTCAGgtaaaaatagaaattatTTCGCGGAAACTTTTTTAGAAATAATTAGTATTAATATAGAGCAGGAAAAGTGTAACAAGACCACCACCGCCAGCAAAAACACTGAAAGGCTGTCCcttgaaaacaataataaaacacacTCAATAGAGTACAAGGCCAATTCAGGTAAACTAATTAAAgtcaatgaagatgaccTCTGCAAGGAACCTGAAGTGCCTCAGCGGCTTCTGACGTTAATAAATCAGATAGAAACCaaggtgaaaaataataaagtaTCGCAGATTAGCGGAATCTTGACagatgatttgaagaaaacgtcTTCGGATCTCGGGATTTTTGGCCATAGATATAGATTAGCATTcaataaaaaggaaaacggGGATTATGGTTATTATAAAGCAAGAGGGAAAGACAGTGTCAAAATAAGGATACCTAGTGATTCTGAATTGCCAGACTGGTTCAAGTCTCAACGAGATTTGtgggaaaaagaaaacgtcCCAGAAGAACATCATTTTTATAGGGaacatatttttacatAG
- the HMRA2 gene encoding homeodomain mating type protein a2 codes for MRSIENDRSNYQLTQKNKSADGLVFNVVTQDMINKSTKPYRGHRFTKENVRILESWFAKNIENPYLDTKGLENLMKNTSLSRIQIKNWVSNRRRKEKTITIAPELADLLSGEPLAKKKE; via the coding sequence ATGCGCAGCATAGAAAACGATAGAAGTAATTATCAACTTACacagaaaaataaatcgGCGGATGGGTTGGTATTTAATGTGGTAACTCAAGATATGATAAACAAAAGTACTAAACCTTACAGAGGACACCGgtttacaaaagaaaatgtccGAATACTAGAAAGTTGGTTTGCAAAGAACATCGAGAACCCATATCTAGATACCAAGGGCCTAGAGAATCTAATGAAGAATACCAGTTTATCTCgcattcaaatcaaaaactggGTTTCgaatagaagaagaaaagaaaaaacaataacaatcGCTCCAGAATTAGCGGACCTCTTGAGCGGTGAGCCTCtggcaaagaagaaagaatga